From Quercus lobata isolate SW786 chromosome 11, ValleyOak3.0 Primary Assembly, whole genome shotgun sequence:
CACTGACATTAGAAATGGGCATCGTCACATTCTCTGCTTCCTTTTTGCTATCAAATTTCTTGCTATTTTTGTCCTTGTACAATGAAGTGGCTTTTGGTAATGAGGTTGTTGAGCCCAATAGGGAAACATTGGAAATTATCataggtggtggaggtggtggctATAATCCTTTTCCCAGTCCTGAAtgccctcctcctcctcctgaACCCATTTGCCCTCCACCACCTTCtccaccgccaccgccaccgccaccgccaTCGCCATCGCCACCTCCACCGCCATCGCCACCTCCACCACCTTCTCCACTGCCACCGCCATCGCCatctccaccacctcctcctTCGCCACCGCCCCCATCGCCTCCACcgcctccacctccaccacctccacctccatTCGACCTTAACGGTCGATTAAATGCGGTCTTCCCTGCACTTCAACGCTTCAAAAATAGAGTCAATGACCCAAAGGGCTGTACAAATAATTGGAAGGGCAAGGGACAACAAATATGCAATTATAGAGGCATCGCCTGTGCCATGTATCCAAACGAAAACAGAAAAGCAGTTGCTGGAATAGACTTCAATGGTTGTGGGCTTTCTGGTAAGAATTACAATCCACTTCCACTCGATGATTTCCTTGAAGAGTTAACAGACATAACATTCTTCCACGCAAACTCCAACAATTTCACTGGTACCATCCCAGCAAAGATATCCAAGCTTAAATACTTCTACGAGCTGGATCTTAGTAACAACAAATTAACCGGCTATTTCCCATATCAAGTTCTTGCTGccaaaaatttgacatttttggACCTCCGGTTTAACACTTTCCATGACAAGGTTCCACCTCAAGTGTTCAACTTAGACGTGGACGTACTGTTCATCAACAACAACTATTTTTACGATACTCTTCCTAATAATCTTGGCAACACGCC
This genomic window contains:
- the LOC115967328 gene encoding leucine-rich repeat extensin-like protein 3 codes for the protein MGIVTFSASFLLSNFLLFLSLYNEVAFGNEVVEPNRETLEIIIGGGGGGYNPFPSPECPPPPPEPICPPPPSPPPPPPPPPSPSPPPPPSPPPPPSPLPPPSPSPPPPPSPPPPSPPPPPPPPPPPPFDLNGRLNAVFPALQRFKNRVNDPKGCTNNWKGKGQQICNYRGIACAMYPNENRKAVAGIDFNGCGLSGKNYNPLPLDDFLEELTDITFFHANSNNFTGTIPAKISKLKYFYELDLSNNKLTGYFPYQVLAAKNLTFLDLRFNTFHDKVPPQVFNLDVDVLFINNNYFYDTLPNNLGNTPALYLTVANNLFHGPIPQSIGNAKDTLLEVLFLGNRLSGCLPYEIGFLKKATVFDVSFNYLSGPIPLSFQCLSKIELLVLARNQFYGEVPEAVCKLPNLSNFSLSYNYFTQVGPICRKLIDRKILDVRMNCILGLSNQRSKEECAVFFSKYKYHACPNPLSLKKVPCATNNHYSGSLDASDNQPVAVAPSPRSYDTLIPHRL